The following coding sequences are from one Lolium rigidum isolate FL_2022 chromosome 6, APGP_CSIRO_Lrig_0.1, whole genome shotgun sequence window:
- the LOC124666364 gene encoding WRKY transcription factor 23-like, with protein MSSIQEFMFQDELASLFTQRPGPGMHQQQQDSWFADFMHMDHGQLCWEQEIPLSAEDFIKREPVVETAGGDGGARTPSAGGGTPNATSSMSSSSSEAGGGAAGAGAGEGDSAGRCKKEEGHGDDGKGDDDDEGDKAKKGAGAKGGKAGKGEKRPRQPRFAFMTKSEVDHLEDGYRWRKYGQKAVKNSPYPRSYYRCTTQKCVVKKRVERSFQDPAVVITTYEGKHTHPIPSALRGSTHLLAAQAAHLHHQHHGGHLGMLQHMGGAAAGSLFGRSGGIDVLGGLLQQQQQRANHGMIASTQGLAAGTIGSGGSATAAAAAASSPPSLQMQHFMAPDFGLLQDMMPSFIHGAGGNNNNIHPSSPYGKLH; from the exons ATGTCATCGATCCAAGAGTTCATGTTCCAGGACGAGCTCGCCTCGCTCTTCACGCAGCGCCCGGGACCGGGgatgcaccagcagcagcaggacTCCTGGTTCGCCGACTTCATGCACATGGATCACGGCCAGCTGTGCTGGGAGCAGGAGATACCGCTGTCGGCGGAGGACTTCATCAAGCGGGAGCCGGTGGTGGAAAccgcaggcggcgacggcggcgcccgcacgcccagcgccggcggcgggacgccCAACGCCACGTCGTCCATGTCGTCCTCGTCCAGCGAGGCCGGCGGGGGAGCTGCCGGAGCTGGCGCGGGGGAGGGAGACTCGGCGGGCCGGTGCAAGAAGGAGGAGGGCCATGGGGACGACGGCAAgggggacgacgacgatgagggtgaCAAGGCCAAGAAAGG GGCGGGCGCCAAGGGAGGCAAGGCTGGCAAGGGAGAGAAGCGGCCGCGTCAGCCGCGATTCGCCTTCATGACCAAGAGCGAGGTCGACCACCTCGAGGACGGCTATCGCTGGCGCAAGTACGGCCAGAAGGCCGTCAAGAACAGCCCATATCCAAG GAGCTACTACCGGTGCACGACGCAGAAGTGCGTGGTGAAGAAGCGGGTGGAGCGGTCGTTCCAAGATCCGGCGGTGGTGATCACCACGTACGAGGGCAAGCACACGCACCCCATCCCCTCCGCGCTCCGCGGCAGCACGCACCTCCTCGCCGCGCAGGCCGCGCACCTGCACCACCAGCACCATGGCGGCCACCTCGGCATGCTGCAGCACATGGGCGGCGCCGCGGCGGGCTCACTGTTCGGGCGGAGTGGCGGCATCGACGTGCTCGGCGGCctcctgcagcagcagcagcagcgcgccAACCACGGCATgatcgcatcgacgcagggtctggCCGCCGGCACGATCGGCAGCGGGGGGagcgccacggcggcggcggcggccgcgtcgTCTCCTCCGTCGCTCCAGATGCAGCACTTCATGGCGCCAGACTTTGGGCTCCTGCAGGACATGATGCCATCCTTCATCCACGGCGCCGGCGGCAACAACAACAATATCCACCCCTCGTCACCGTATGGGAAGCTTCACTAA
- the LOC124667171 gene encoding cell division control protein 48 homolog D-like, with protein MASTLSSKKAANRLVVEEATTDDNSICNLHPATMEELSIFKGDIVLLKGKRRRTTVCIVVPDETCEEHKLKLNKVARSNLRVRIADVVSVHLCPDAKYGRRVSVLPVDDTIEGITGNLFEAYLKPYFVDAYRPVHKGDLFLVRGGMRSVEFKVIEIDPPVDYCIVAGDTEIFCDGEPVKREDEERLDDVGYDDVGGMGKQMNQIRELVELPLRHPQIFKCLGVKPPKGILLYGPPGSGKTLIARAVANETGAFFFCINGPEIMSKMAGESESNLRKAFEEAEKNAPSIIFIDEIDSIAPKRDKTHGEVERRIVSQLLTLMDGMKARAHVIVMGATNRPNSIDPALRRFGRFDREIDIGVPDEVGRLEVLRIHTKNMKLSEDVNLEVVAKDTHGYVGADLAALCTEAALQCIREKMDVIDLEDDTIDAEILNSMAVTNDHLKTALVGTNPSALRETVVEVPNVSWSDVGGLDGVKRELHETVQYPVEHPEKFEKFGMSPSKGVLFYGPPGCGKTLLAKAIANECQANFISIKGPELLTMWFGESEANVREIFDKARQSAPCVLFFDELDSIAMQRGGSVGDAGGAADRVLNQLLTEMDGMNAKKTVFIIGATNRPDIIDSALLRPGRLDQLIYIPLPDEASRHQIFKACLRKSPVAKDVDLGALARFTTGFSGADITEICQRACKYAIREDIEKDIERQRLGKEAMEVDGGQEDEMAEIKAAHFEESMKYARRSVSDSDIRKYQSFAQTLQQSRGFGTEFRFPAQPQASVNAFDTAVAADEDDLYN; from the coding sequence ATGGCGAGCACGTTGTCTTCGAAGAAGGCGGCGAACcggctggtggtggaggaggcaacCACGGACGACAACTCCATCTGCAACCTCCACCCGGCCACCATGGAGGAGCTCTCCATCTTCAAGGGTGACATCGTGCTGCTCAAGGGCAAGCGTCGCCGCACCACCGTCTGCATCGTCGTCCCCGACGAGACCTGCGAGGAGCACAAGCTCAAGCTCAACAAGGTGGCCCGTTCTAACCTCAGGGTGCGCATCGCCGACGTCGTCTCCGTGCACCTCTGCCCCGACGCCAAGTACGGCAGGCGCGTGAGcgtcctccccgtcgacgacacCATCGAGGGCATCACGGGCAACCTGTTCGAGGCCTACCTCAAGCCATACTTTGTCGACGCCTACCGCCCGGTGCATAAGGGTGACCTCTTCCTCGTACGTGGTGGTATGCGGAGCGTCGAATTCAAGGTGATCGAGATCGACCCTCCGGTCGACTACTGCATTGTGGCGGGGGACACGGAGATCTTCTGCGACGGCgagccggtgaagagggaggacgAGGAGAGGCTGGACGACGTCGGCTATGACGACGTGGGCGGCATGGGCAAACAGATGAATCAGATCAGGGAGCTGGTTGAGCTGCCGCTTAGGCATCCGCAGATCTTCAAGTGTCTCGGCGTCAAGCCTCCCAAGGGCATCCTCTTGTACGGCCCTCCCGGCTCCGGCAAGACGTTGATCGCTCGTGCGGTGGCAAACGAGACAGGGGCCTTCTTCTTCTGCATCAATggccccgagatcatgtccaagaTGGCCGGAGAGAGCGAGAGCAACTTGAGGAAGGCGTTTGAGGAGGCTGAGAAGAACGCGCCGTCCATCATCTTCATTGATGAGATTGACTCCATTGCTCCTAAGAGGGACAAGACACACGGTGAGGTCGAGAGGCGTATCGTGTCCCAGCTGCTGACGCTCATGGACGGGATGAAGGCACGAGCGCACGTCATCGTAATGGGCGCCACGAATCGTCCCAACAGCATTGATCCAGCTCTCAGGCGCTTCGGGAGGTTCGACCGTGAGATTGACATTGGCGTGCCAGACGAGGTTGGGCGCCTTGAGGTTCTGCGCATCCACACCAAAAATATGAAGCTCTCGGAGGACGTCAACCTGGAAGTGGTGGCCAAGGACACGCACGGCTACGTTGGCGCCGACTTGGCCGCGCTCTGCACGGAGGCGGCGCTGCAGTGCATCAGGGAGAAGATGGACGTGATCGACCTCGAGGACGACACCATCGACGCCGAGATCTTGAACTCCATGGCCGTCACCAACGACCACCTCAAGACTGCTCTAGTCGGCACTAACCCTTCGGCGCTTCGTGAGACCGTCGTGGAGGTTCCCAACGTCAGTTGGAGCGACGTTGGTGGCCTCGATGGCGTCAAGAGAGAGCTGCACGAGACCGTCCAGTACCCCGTGGAGCACCCCGAGAAGTTTGAGAAGTTCGGCATGTCACCTTCCAAGGGCGTCCTCTTCTACGGGCCTCCAGGCTGCGGCAAGACGCTGCTGGCCAAGGCGATCGCGAACGAGTGCCAGGCCAATTTCATCAGTATCAAGGGTCCCGAGCTGCTCACAATGTGGTTCGGCGAGAGCGAGGCCAATGTGCGGGAGATATTTGACAAGGCGAGGCAGTCGGCACCCTGCGTGCTCTTCTTCGACGAGCTCGACTCGATCGCGATGCAGCGGGGCGGCAGCGTGGGCgatgccggcggcgcggcggacaggGTCCTTAACCAGCTGCTGACCGAGATGGACGGCATGAACGCCAAGAAGACGGTGTTCATCATTGGCGCCACCAACAGGCCGGACATCATCGACTCGGCGCTACTTCGTCCCGGCCGCCTCGACCAGCTCATCTACATCCCGTTGCCGGACGAGGCCTCGCGGCACCAGATCTTCAAGGCCTGCCTCAGGAAGTCTCCCGTGGCCAAGGACGTTGACCTCGGCGCGCTCGCGAGGTTCACGACGGGCTTCAGCGGCGCCGACATAACCGAGATTTGCCAGAGGGCATGCAAGTACGCCATCAGAGAAGACATTGAGAAGGACATCGAGAGGCAGAGGCTTGGAAAAGAAGCCATGGAGGTGGACGGCGGGCAGGAAGATGAAATGGCTGAGATCAAGGCGGCTCACTTTGAGGAGTCAATGAAGTACGCGAGGAGGAGCGTGAGCGACAGCGACATTAGGAAGTACCAGTCGTTCGCTCAGACGCTGCAGCAGTCCAGGGGCTTCGGCACCGAGTTCCGCTTCCCTGCGCAGCCACAAGCTTCTGTTAACGCCTTCGACACCGCCGTGGCAGCTGATGAGGATGATCTGTACAACTGA